The following coding sequences lie in one Notolabrus celidotus isolate fNotCel1 chromosome 20, fNotCel1.pri, whole genome shotgun sequence genomic window:
- the usp7 gene encoding ubiquitin carboxyl-terminal hydrolase 7 isoform X3 has translation MADGHNNTEEDMEDDTSWRSEATFRFVVERFSRLSESVLSPSCFVRNLPWKIMVMPRFYPDRPHQKSVGFFLQCNAESDSTSWSCHAQAMLKIINYKDDEKSFSRRISHLFFHKENDWGFSNFMSWSDVTDPERGFVDDDKVTFEVYVQADAPHGVAWDSKKHTGYVGLKNQGATCYMNSLLQTLFFTNQLRRAVYMMPTEGDDSSKSVPLALQRVFYELQHSDKPVGTKKLTKSFGWETLDSFMQHDVQELCRVLLDNVENKMKGTCVEGTIPKLFRGKMVSYIQCKHVDYRSERIEDYYDIQLSIKGKKNIFESFKDYVATEQLDGDNKYDAGEHGLQEAEKGVKFLTFPPILHLQLMRFMYDPQTDQNIKINDRFEFPDQLPLDEFLQKPDSKDPANYILHAVLVHSGDNHGGHYVVYLNPKGDGKVSVKEPIWCKFDDDVVSRCTKEEAIEHNYGGHDDDLSVRHCTNAYMLVYIRESKLSEVLQPMTDVDIPQQLVERLQEEKRVEAQKRKERQEAHLYMQVQMVTEDQFCGHQGNDMYDEEKVKYTVFKVLKSSTLQEFVQNLSQTMGFPQDQMRLWPMQARSNGTKRPAMLDYEADCNKSMIDLSDNENPWTIFLETVDPEMAASGATLPKFDKDHDVMLFLKMYDPKTRSLNYCGHIYTPISCKIRDLLPVMCERAGFQQETSLILYEEVKPNLTERIQDYDVSLDKALDELMDGDIIVFQKDDPENDSSELPTAKDYFRDLYHRVDVIFCDKTIHNDPGFVVTLSNRMNYFQVAKTVAQRLNTDPMLLQFFKSQGYRDGPGNPLRHNYEGTLRDLLQFFKPRQPKKLYYQQLKMKITDFENRRSFKSIWLNSQFREEEITLYPDKHGCVRDLLEECKKAVELSEKGSEKLRLLEIVSYKIIGVHQEDELLECLSPAASRTFRIEEIPLDQVDLDKDSEMLIPVAHFHKEVFGTFGIPFLLKIRQGESFREVMRRIQTMLDIQEKEFEKFKFAIVMMGRHQYITEDEYEVNLKDFEPQPGNMSHPRPWLGLDHFNKAPKRGRYTYLEKAIKIHN, from the exons ATGGCAGAcggacacaacaacacagaggaagacatgGAGGATG ATACCAGTTGGCGGTCCGAGGCGACGTTCCGCTTCGTCGTGGAGCGCTTCAGCCGCCTGAGTGAGTCGGTGCTCAGCCCGTCCTGCTTCGTCCGAAACCTCCCGTGGAAGATAATGGTGATGCCGCGCTTCTATCCGGACCGACCACACCAGAAGAGCGTGGGCTTCTTCCTGCAGTGCAACGCAGAGTCAGACTCAAC GTCATGGTCATGCCACGCTCAGGCCATGCTCAAGATCATCAACTACAAAGACGACGAGAAGTCCTTCAGCCGCAGGATCAGTCACCTGTTCTTCCATAAAGAGAACGACTGGGGATTCTCAAACTTCATGTCCTGGAGT GATGTGACTGATCCAGAGAGGGGCTTCGTTGACGATGACAAAGTCACCTTTGAAGTCTACGTTCAGGCTGACGCTCCACACGGAGTCGC CTGGGACTCTAAGAAACACACAGGCTACGTTGGTCTGAAGAACCAGGGAGCTACCTGCTACATGAACAGCCTGCTACAGACACTCTTCTTCACCAACCAACTGCGGAGG gCGGTGTACATGATGCCCACAGAGGGAGACGACTCCTCCAAGAGCGTTCCTCTCGCACTGCAGAGGGTTTTCTACGAGCTGCAGCACAGCGACAAACCCGTCGGCACCAAGAAACTCACCAAGTCCTTCGG ATGGGAAACACTAGACAGCTTCATGCAGCATGATGTACAGGAGCTGTGCAGAGTG ctcctGGACAATGTGGAGAACAAAATGAAAGGCACTTGTGTTGAGGGAACAATCCCTAAGCTCTTCAGAGGAAAGATGGTG TCATACATTCAGTGTAAACATGTGGACTATCGGTCAGAGCGGATAGAGGACTACTATGACATCCAGCTTAGcataaaaggaaagaagaaca TCTTTGAGTCCTTCAAAGATTATGTCGCAACAGAGCAGCTGGATGGAGACAACAAATATGACGCAGGAGAGCATGGCCTGCAG gaggCAGAAAAGGGAGTGAAGTTCCTCACCTTTCCTCCAATACTCCACCTGCAGCTGATGAGGTTCATGTACGACCCACAGACCGACCAAAACATCAAGATCAATGACAG GTTTGAGTTTCCAGATCAGCTACCCCTGGATGAGTTCCTTCAGAAGCCAGACTCTAAGGATCCGGCCAACTACATCCTGCATGCTGTGCTGGTGCACAGCGGGGACAATCATGGCGGTCACTACGTCGTCTACCTTAACCCAAAAGGAGACGGCAAAGTCAGTGTCAAGGAACCAATC tggTGTAAGTTCGATGATGATGTCGTGTCACGGTGCACCAAGGAGGAGGCCATAGAGCACAACTATGGCGGACACGATGATGACCTGTCAGTGCGCCACTGCACCAACGCATACATGTTGGTCTACATCCGCGAGTCCAAGCTCA GTGAAGTCCTCCAGCCGATGACTGACGTGGACATCCCACAGCAGCTGGTGGAgcgtctgcaggaggagaagagggtggAGGCACAGAAGAGGAAGGAGCGCCAAGAGGCTCACCTCTACATGCAGGTCCAG atGGTGACAGAGGACCAGTTCTGCGGTCATCAGGGCAACGACATGTATGACGAGGAGAAGGTGAAGTACACAGTCTTCAAGGTCCTGAAGAGCTCGACGCTGCAGGAGTTTGTCCAGAACCTCTCTCAGACCATG GGTTTCCCACAGGACCAGATGAGGCTGTGGCCCATGCAGGCCCGGAGCAACGGCACCAAGCGGCCCGCCATGCTCGACTACGAGGCCGACTGCAACAAGTCG ATGATCGACTTGAGCGACAACGAGAACCCCTGGACAATATTTCTGGAGACTGTGGATCCAGAGATGGCTGCCAGCGGGGCCACGTTACCCAAGTTTGACAAAGACC ACGATGTCATGTTATTCTTGAAGATGTATGACCCCAAAACCAGAAGCTTAAATTATTGTGGACATATCTACACACCTATATCCTGCAAAATAA GAGACCTGCTGCCAGTCATGTGTGAGCGAGCAGGGTTTCAGCAGGAAACTAGCCTTATCCTCTATGAG GAAGTAAAGCCCAACCTAACAGAGCGGATACAGGACTACGACGTCTCTCTGGACAAGGCCCTGGATGAGCTCATGGATGGGGACATCATTGTCTTCCAGAA GGACGACCCAGAGAACGACAGCAGCGAGCTGCCGACGGCCAAGGACTACTTCCGGGACCTGTACCACCGCGTGGACGTCATTTTCTGtgacaagaccatccacaacgaCCCGGGCTTTGTGGTCACGCTTTCTAACCGCATGAACTATTTTCAG GTGGCGAAGACAGTAGCACAGAGGTTGAACACAGACCCCATGctgctgcagttcttcaagtcaCAGGG GTACAGGGACGGTCCAGGGAATCCTCTCAGACACAACTATGAGGGAACGCTGCGGGACCTGCTGCAATTCTTTAAACCTCGGCAGCCCAAGAAACTGTACTACCAGCAG TTAAAGATGAAAATCACAGACTTTGAGAACAGGAGGAGTTTTAAATCCATATGGCTCAACAGCCAGTTCAGAGAGGag GAGATCACCCTCTACCCTGACAAGCACGGCTGTGTTCGTGACCTTTTGGAAGAATGTAAAAAGGCCGTGGAGCTCTCCGAAAAAGGCTCTGAGAAGCTCAG GCTGTTAGAGATAGTAAGCTATAAAATCATCGGGGTTCACCAGGAGGACGAGCTGCTAGAATGTTTATCTCCAGCTGCCAGCCGCACCTTCAGAATAGAG GAGATTCCTTTGGACCAGGTGGACTTGGACAAGGACAGCGAAATGCTAATCCCTGTTGCTCACTTCCACAAGGAGGTCTTCGGCACCTTCGGGATCCCGTTCTTGCTGAAGATCAGACAG GGCGAGTCTTTTCGGgaagtgatgaggaggatccAGACCATGCTGGACATCCAGGAGAAAGAATTTGAGAAG TTCAAGTTTGCGATCGTGATGATGGGCCGGCATCAGTACATCACTGAAGACGAGTATGAGGTCAACCTGAAGGACTTTGAACCACAGCCAG GTAACATGTCCCACCCGCGCCCCTGGCTAGGGTTGGATCATTTCAACAAAGCTCCAAAGAGAGGACGCTACACCTACCTGGAGAAAGCAATCAAGATCCACAACTAA
- the usp7 gene encoding ubiquitin carboxyl-terminal hydrolase 7 isoform X2 — MNHHHHHTQQQQQQQQKAGEQQLSEPEDMEMEAGDTDDPPRIPANPVINGNVAMADGHNNTEEDMEDDTSWRSEATFRFVVERFSRLSESVLSPSCFVRNLPWKIMVMPRFYPDRPHQKSVGFFLQCNAESDSTSWSCHAQAMLKIINYKDDEKSFSRRISHLFFHKENDWGFSNFMSWSDVTDPERGFVDDDKVTFEVYVQADAPHGVAWDSKKHTGYVGLKNQGATCYMNSLLQTLFFTNQLRRAVYMMPTEGDDSSKSVPLALQRVFYELQHSDKPVGTKKLTKSFGWETLDSFMQHDVQELCRVLLDNVENKMKGTCVEGTIPKLFRGKMVSYIQCKHVDYRSERIEDYYDIQLSIKGKKNIFESFKDYVATEQLDGDNKYDAGEHGLQEAEKGVKFLTFPPILHLQLMRFMYDPQTDQNIKINDRFEFPDQLPLDEFLQKPDSKDPANYILHAVLVHSGDNHGGHYVVYLNPKGDGKVSVKEPIWCKFDDDVVSRCTKEEAIEHNYGGHDDDLSVRHCTNAYMLVYIRESKLSEVLQPMTDVDIPQQLVERLQEEKRVEAQKRKERQEAHLYMQVQMVTEDQFCGHQGNDMYDEEKVKYTVFKVLKSSTLQEFVQNLSQTMGFPQDQMRLWPMQARSNGTKRPAMLDYEADCNKSMIDLSDNENPWTIFLETVDPEMAASGATLPKFDKDHDVMLFLKMYDPKTRSLNYCGHIYTPISCKIRDLLPVMCERAGFQQETSLILYEEVKPNLTERIQDYDVSLDKALDELMDGDIIVFQKDDPENDSSELPTAKDYFRDLYHRVDVIFCDKTIHNDPGFVVTLSNRMNYFQVAKTVAQRLNTDPMLLQFFKSQGDGPGNPLRHNYEGTLRDLLQFFKPRQPKKLYYQQLKMKITDFENRRSFKSIWLNSQFREEEITLYPDKHGCVRDLLEECKKAVELSEKGSEKLRLLEIVSYKIIGVHQEDELLECLSPAASRTFRIEEIPLDQVDLDKDSEMLIPVAHFHKEVFGTFGIPFLLKIRQGESFREVMRRIQTMLDIQEKEFEKFKFAIVMMGRHQYITEDEYEVNLKDFEPQPGNMSHPRPWLGLDHFNKAPKRGRYTYLEKAIKIHN, encoded by the exons cTGGGGACACAGACGACCCTCCAAGAATCCCAGCCAACCCTGTGATCAATGGTAACGTGGCCATGGCAGAcggacacaacaacacagaggaagacatgGAGGATG ATACCAGTTGGCGGTCCGAGGCGACGTTCCGCTTCGTCGTGGAGCGCTTCAGCCGCCTGAGTGAGTCGGTGCTCAGCCCGTCCTGCTTCGTCCGAAACCTCCCGTGGAAGATAATGGTGATGCCGCGCTTCTATCCGGACCGACCACACCAGAAGAGCGTGGGCTTCTTCCTGCAGTGCAACGCAGAGTCAGACTCAAC GTCATGGTCATGCCACGCTCAGGCCATGCTCAAGATCATCAACTACAAAGACGACGAGAAGTCCTTCAGCCGCAGGATCAGTCACCTGTTCTTCCATAAAGAGAACGACTGGGGATTCTCAAACTTCATGTCCTGGAGT GATGTGACTGATCCAGAGAGGGGCTTCGTTGACGATGACAAAGTCACCTTTGAAGTCTACGTTCAGGCTGACGCTCCACACGGAGTCGC CTGGGACTCTAAGAAACACACAGGCTACGTTGGTCTGAAGAACCAGGGAGCTACCTGCTACATGAACAGCCTGCTACAGACACTCTTCTTCACCAACCAACTGCGGAGG gCGGTGTACATGATGCCCACAGAGGGAGACGACTCCTCCAAGAGCGTTCCTCTCGCACTGCAGAGGGTTTTCTACGAGCTGCAGCACAGCGACAAACCCGTCGGCACCAAGAAACTCACCAAGTCCTTCGG ATGGGAAACACTAGACAGCTTCATGCAGCATGATGTACAGGAGCTGTGCAGAGTG ctcctGGACAATGTGGAGAACAAAATGAAAGGCACTTGTGTTGAGGGAACAATCCCTAAGCTCTTCAGAGGAAAGATGGTG TCATACATTCAGTGTAAACATGTGGACTATCGGTCAGAGCGGATAGAGGACTACTATGACATCCAGCTTAGcataaaaggaaagaagaaca TCTTTGAGTCCTTCAAAGATTATGTCGCAACAGAGCAGCTGGATGGAGACAACAAATATGACGCAGGAGAGCATGGCCTGCAG gaggCAGAAAAGGGAGTGAAGTTCCTCACCTTTCCTCCAATACTCCACCTGCAGCTGATGAGGTTCATGTACGACCCACAGACCGACCAAAACATCAAGATCAATGACAG GTTTGAGTTTCCAGATCAGCTACCCCTGGATGAGTTCCTTCAGAAGCCAGACTCTAAGGATCCGGCCAACTACATCCTGCATGCTGTGCTGGTGCACAGCGGGGACAATCATGGCGGTCACTACGTCGTCTACCTTAACCCAAAAGGAGACGGCAAAGTCAGTGTCAAGGAACCAATC tggTGTAAGTTCGATGATGATGTCGTGTCACGGTGCACCAAGGAGGAGGCCATAGAGCACAACTATGGCGGACACGATGATGACCTGTCAGTGCGCCACTGCACCAACGCATACATGTTGGTCTACATCCGCGAGTCCAAGCTCA GTGAAGTCCTCCAGCCGATGACTGACGTGGACATCCCACAGCAGCTGGTGGAgcgtctgcaggaggagaagagggtggAGGCACAGAAGAGGAAGGAGCGCCAAGAGGCTCACCTCTACATGCAGGTCCAG atGGTGACAGAGGACCAGTTCTGCGGTCATCAGGGCAACGACATGTATGACGAGGAGAAGGTGAAGTACACAGTCTTCAAGGTCCTGAAGAGCTCGACGCTGCAGGAGTTTGTCCAGAACCTCTCTCAGACCATG GGTTTCCCACAGGACCAGATGAGGCTGTGGCCCATGCAGGCCCGGAGCAACGGCACCAAGCGGCCCGCCATGCTCGACTACGAGGCCGACTGCAACAAGTCG ATGATCGACTTGAGCGACAACGAGAACCCCTGGACAATATTTCTGGAGACTGTGGATCCAGAGATGGCTGCCAGCGGGGCCACGTTACCCAAGTTTGACAAAGACC ACGATGTCATGTTATTCTTGAAGATGTATGACCCCAAAACCAGAAGCTTAAATTATTGTGGACATATCTACACACCTATATCCTGCAAAATAA GAGACCTGCTGCCAGTCATGTGTGAGCGAGCAGGGTTTCAGCAGGAAACTAGCCTTATCCTCTATGAG GAAGTAAAGCCCAACCTAACAGAGCGGATACAGGACTACGACGTCTCTCTGGACAAGGCCCTGGATGAGCTCATGGATGGGGACATCATTGTCTTCCAGAA GGACGACCCAGAGAACGACAGCAGCGAGCTGCCGACGGCCAAGGACTACTTCCGGGACCTGTACCACCGCGTGGACGTCATTTTCTGtgacaagaccatccacaacgaCCCGGGCTTTGTGGTCACGCTTTCTAACCGCATGAACTATTTTCAG GTGGCGAAGACAGTAGCACAGAGGTTGAACACAGACCCCATGctgctgcagttcttcaagtcaCAGGG GGACGGTCCAGGGAATCCTCTCAGACACAACTATGAGGGAACGCTGCGGGACCTGCTGCAATTCTTTAAACCTCGGCAGCCCAAGAAACTGTACTACCAGCAG TTAAAGATGAAAATCACAGACTTTGAGAACAGGAGGAGTTTTAAATCCATATGGCTCAACAGCCAGTTCAGAGAGGag GAGATCACCCTCTACCCTGACAAGCACGGCTGTGTTCGTGACCTTTTGGAAGAATGTAAAAAGGCCGTGGAGCTCTCCGAAAAAGGCTCTGAGAAGCTCAG GCTGTTAGAGATAGTAAGCTATAAAATCATCGGGGTTCACCAGGAGGACGAGCTGCTAGAATGTTTATCTCCAGCTGCCAGCCGCACCTTCAGAATAGAG GAGATTCCTTTGGACCAGGTGGACTTGGACAAGGACAGCGAAATGCTAATCCCTGTTGCTCACTTCCACAAGGAGGTCTTCGGCACCTTCGGGATCCCGTTCTTGCTGAAGATCAGACAG GGCGAGTCTTTTCGGgaagtgatgaggaggatccAGACCATGCTGGACATCCAGGAGAAAGAATTTGAGAAG TTCAAGTTTGCGATCGTGATGATGGGCCGGCATCAGTACATCACTGAAGACGAGTATGAGGTCAACCTGAAGGACTTTGAACCACAGCCAG GTAACATGTCCCACCCGCGCCCCTGGCTAGGGTTGGATCATTTCAACAAAGCTCCAAAGAGAGGACGCTACACCTACCTGGAGAAAGCAATCAAGATCCACAACTAA
- the usp7 gene encoding ubiquitin carboxyl-terminal hydrolase 7 isoform X1 has product MNHHHHHTQQQQQQQQKAGEQQLSEPEDMEMEAGDTDDPPRIPANPVINGNVAMADGHNNTEEDMEDDTSWRSEATFRFVVERFSRLSESVLSPSCFVRNLPWKIMVMPRFYPDRPHQKSVGFFLQCNAESDSTSWSCHAQAMLKIINYKDDEKSFSRRISHLFFHKENDWGFSNFMSWSDVTDPERGFVDDDKVTFEVYVQADAPHGVAWDSKKHTGYVGLKNQGATCYMNSLLQTLFFTNQLRRAVYMMPTEGDDSSKSVPLALQRVFYELQHSDKPVGTKKLTKSFGWETLDSFMQHDVQELCRVLLDNVENKMKGTCVEGTIPKLFRGKMVSYIQCKHVDYRSERIEDYYDIQLSIKGKKNIFESFKDYVATEQLDGDNKYDAGEHGLQEAEKGVKFLTFPPILHLQLMRFMYDPQTDQNIKINDRFEFPDQLPLDEFLQKPDSKDPANYILHAVLVHSGDNHGGHYVVYLNPKGDGKVSVKEPIWCKFDDDVVSRCTKEEAIEHNYGGHDDDLSVRHCTNAYMLVYIRESKLSEVLQPMTDVDIPQQLVERLQEEKRVEAQKRKERQEAHLYMQVQMVTEDQFCGHQGNDMYDEEKVKYTVFKVLKSSTLQEFVQNLSQTMGFPQDQMRLWPMQARSNGTKRPAMLDYEADCNKSMIDLSDNENPWTIFLETVDPEMAASGATLPKFDKDHDVMLFLKMYDPKTRSLNYCGHIYTPISCKIRDLLPVMCERAGFQQETSLILYEEVKPNLTERIQDYDVSLDKALDELMDGDIIVFQKDDPENDSSELPTAKDYFRDLYHRVDVIFCDKTIHNDPGFVVTLSNRMNYFQVAKTVAQRLNTDPMLLQFFKSQGYRDGPGNPLRHNYEGTLRDLLQFFKPRQPKKLYYQQLKMKITDFENRRSFKSIWLNSQFREEEITLYPDKHGCVRDLLEECKKAVELSEKGSEKLRLLEIVSYKIIGVHQEDELLECLSPAASRTFRIEEIPLDQVDLDKDSEMLIPVAHFHKEVFGTFGIPFLLKIRQGESFREVMRRIQTMLDIQEKEFEKFKFAIVMMGRHQYITEDEYEVNLKDFEPQPGNMSHPRPWLGLDHFNKAPKRGRYTYLEKAIKIHN; this is encoded by the exons cTGGGGACACAGACGACCCTCCAAGAATCCCAGCCAACCCTGTGATCAATGGTAACGTGGCCATGGCAGAcggacacaacaacacagaggaagacatgGAGGATG ATACCAGTTGGCGGTCCGAGGCGACGTTCCGCTTCGTCGTGGAGCGCTTCAGCCGCCTGAGTGAGTCGGTGCTCAGCCCGTCCTGCTTCGTCCGAAACCTCCCGTGGAAGATAATGGTGATGCCGCGCTTCTATCCGGACCGACCACACCAGAAGAGCGTGGGCTTCTTCCTGCAGTGCAACGCAGAGTCAGACTCAAC GTCATGGTCATGCCACGCTCAGGCCATGCTCAAGATCATCAACTACAAAGACGACGAGAAGTCCTTCAGCCGCAGGATCAGTCACCTGTTCTTCCATAAAGAGAACGACTGGGGATTCTCAAACTTCATGTCCTGGAGT GATGTGACTGATCCAGAGAGGGGCTTCGTTGACGATGACAAAGTCACCTTTGAAGTCTACGTTCAGGCTGACGCTCCACACGGAGTCGC CTGGGACTCTAAGAAACACACAGGCTACGTTGGTCTGAAGAACCAGGGAGCTACCTGCTACATGAACAGCCTGCTACAGACACTCTTCTTCACCAACCAACTGCGGAGG gCGGTGTACATGATGCCCACAGAGGGAGACGACTCCTCCAAGAGCGTTCCTCTCGCACTGCAGAGGGTTTTCTACGAGCTGCAGCACAGCGACAAACCCGTCGGCACCAAGAAACTCACCAAGTCCTTCGG ATGGGAAACACTAGACAGCTTCATGCAGCATGATGTACAGGAGCTGTGCAGAGTG ctcctGGACAATGTGGAGAACAAAATGAAAGGCACTTGTGTTGAGGGAACAATCCCTAAGCTCTTCAGAGGAAAGATGGTG TCATACATTCAGTGTAAACATGTGGACTATCGGTCAGAGCGGATAGAGGACTACTATGACATCCAGCTTAGcataaaaggaaagaagaaca TCTTTGAGTCCTTCAAAGATTATGTCGCAACAGAGCAGCTGGATGGAGACAACAAATATGACGCAGGAGAGCATGGCCTGCAG gaggCAGAAAAGGGAGTGAAGTTCCTCACCTTTCCTCCAATACTCCACCTGCAGCTGATGAGGTTCATGTACGACCCACAGACCGACCAAAACATCAAGATCAATGACAG GTTTGAGTTTCCAGATCAGCTACCCCTGGATGAGTTCCTTCAGAAGCCAGACTCTAAGGATCCGGCCAACTACATCCTGCATGCTGTGCTGGTGCACAGCGGGGACAATCATGGCGGTCACTACGTCGTCTACCTTAACCCAAAAGGAGACGGCAAAGTCAGTGTCAAGGAACCAATC tggTGTAAGTTCGATGATGATGTCGTGTCACGGTGCACCAAGGAGGAGGCCATAGAGCACAACTATGGCGGACACGATGATGACCTGTCAGTGCGCCACTGCACCAACGCATACATGTTGGTCTACATCCGCGAGTCCAAGCTCA GTGAAGTCCTCCAGCCGATGACTGACGTGGACATCCCACAGCAGCTGGTGGAgcgtctgcaggaggagaagagggtggAGGCACAGAAGAGGAAGGAGCGCCAAGAGGCTCACCTCTACATGCAGGTCCAG atGGTGACAGAGGACCAGTTCTGCGGTCATCAGGGCAACGACATGTATGACGAGGAGAAGGTGAAGTACACAGTCTTCAAGGTCCTGAAGAGCTCGACGCTGCAGGAGTTTGTCCAGAACCTCTCTCAGACCATG GGTTTCCCACAGGACCAGATGAGGCTGTGGCCCATGCAGGCCCGGAGCAACGGCACCAAGCGGCCCGCCATGCTCGACTACGAGGCCGACTGCAACAAGTCG ATGATCGACTTGAGCGACAACGAGAACCCCTGGACAATATTTCTGGAGACTGTGGATCCAGAGATGGCTGCCAGCGGGGCCACGTTACCCAAGTTTGACAAAGACC ACGATGTCATGTTATTCTTGAAGATGTATGACCCCAAAACCAGAAGCTTAAATTATTGTGGACATATCTACACACCTATATCCTGCAAAATAA GAGACCTGCTGCCAGTCATGTGTGAGCGAGCAGGGTTTCAGCAGGAAACTAGCCTTATCCTCTATGAG GAAGTAAAGCCCAACCTAACAGAGCGGATACAGGACTACGACGTCTCTCTGGACAAGGCCCTGGATGAGCTCATGGATGGGGACATCATTGTCTTCCAGAA GGACGACCCAGAGAACGACAGCAGCGAGCTGCCGACGGCCAAGGACTACTTCCGGGACCTGTACCACCGCGTGGACGTCATTTTCTGtgacaagaccatccacaacgaCCCGGGCTTTGTGGTCACGCTTTCTAACCGCATGAACTATTTTCAG GTGGCGAAGACAGTAGCACAGAGGTTGAACACAGACCCCATGctgctgcagttcttcaagtcaCAGGG GTACAGGGACGGTCCAGGGAATCCTCTCAGACACAACTATGAGGGAACGCTGCGGGACCTGCTGCAATTCTTTAAACCTCGGCAGCCCAAGAAACTGTACTACCAGCAG TTAAAGATGAAAATCACAGACTTTGAGAACAGGAGGAGTTTTAAATCCATATGGCTCAACAGCCAGTTCAGAGAGGag GAGATCACCCTCTACCCTGACAAGCACGGCTGTGTTCGTGACCTTTTGGAAGAATGTAAAAAGGCCGTGGAGCTCTCCGAAAAAGGCTCTGAGAAGCTCAG GCTGTTAGAGATAGTAAGCTATAAAATCATCGGGGTTCACCAGGAGGACGAGCTGCTAGAATGTTTATCTCCAGCTGCCAGCCGCACCTTCAGAATAGAG GAGATTCCTTTGGACCAGGTGGACTTGGACAAGGACAGCGAAATGCTAATCCCTGTTGCTCACTTCCACAAGGAGGTCTTCGGCACCTTCGGGATCCCGTTCTTGCTGAAGATCAGACAG GGCGAGTCTTTTCGGgaagtgatgaggaggatccAGACCATGCTGGACATCCAGGAGAAAGAATTTGAGAAG TTCAAGTTTGCGATCGTGATGATGGGCCGGCATCAGTACATCACTGAAGACGAGTATGAGGTCAACCTGAAGGACTTTGAACCACAGCCAG GTAACATGTCCCACCCGCGCCCCTGGCTAGGGTTGGATCATTTCAACAAAGCTCCAAAGAGAGGACGCTACACCTACCTGGAGAAAGCAATCAAGATCCACAACTAA